Proteins co-encoded in one Pyramidobacter porci genomic window:
- a CDS encoding Rne/Rng family ribonuclease, with amino-acid sequence MNQPDILILANTIDPEEARVAIVENGRLSELFVERMWECQKSGEIYKARVESVLPGMNAAFVGLGDGRNGFLYLNDARGVKVQQNGEVLVQVVKTARKNKGARVTARISLPGRYLVLVPGGRDVGVSKRIVKEEERGRLKEAIRALDTAGYGVILRTASEGVDADALADDFERLKKLWRDIEDSAAKQTAPCLLYKDMGLVGRVLRDELSSEVSQIVVDNQEEYDRVGDYLERYSAAEKTPALGFHRSNIPLFEYYDVEKEIDALLDNKVWLKSGAYLVVDQTEALTVIDVNTGKYTGGHNLRETVLATNLEAAEEIAWQLKLRSIGGIVVVDFIDMEPEEDKKALLAKLDEVFAADRCRVRVYGISQLGLVEMTRKRARADLRSVLTRPCPLCGSGSRVLKEDSLALMLKRFIRKVFLSGRAEAVLVDVNESVAAYAAQVYLSLWEETFGRKIFLRGRLDMPLEKFRLDLQGSLNSIESRLELMRSRGDTSVVYRTTDP; translated from the coding sequence ATGAACCAGCCGGATATACTCATCCTGGCGAACACCATCGACCCTGAAGAAGCCCGCGTGGCGATCGTGGAAAACGGCCGCCTGAGCGAGCTCTTCGTCGAACGGATGTGGGAATGCCAGAAGAGCGGGGAAATATACAAAGCGCGCGTGGAAAGCGTTCTGCCCGGCATGAACGCGGCGTTCGTCGGCCTCGGCGACGGACGGAACGGTTTTCTTTATCTGAACGACGCGCGCGGCGTGAAGGTGCAGCAGAACGGCGAAGTGCTGGTGCAGGTCGTCAAGACGGCGCGCAAGAACAAGGGCGCCCGCGTGACTGCGCGCATTTCGCTGCCCGGGCGCTATCTTGTGCTCGTGCCCGGCGGCCGCGACGTGGGGGTGTCCAAACGCATCGTCAAGGAAGAGGAGCGAGGCCGTCTCAAGGAGGCAATCCGCGCCTTGGACACGGCCGGTTACGGCGTGATTTTGCGCACGGCCTCGGAAGGCGTAGACGCCGACGCGCTGGCCGACGATTTCGAGCGGCTGAAAAAGCTCTGGCGCGACATCGAGGACAGCGCCGCCAAGCAAACGGCTCCCTGTCTGCTCTACAAGGACATGGGACTGGTCGGGCGCGTGCTGCGCGACGAGCTGAGCTCCGAAGTGTCGCAGATCGTCGTCGACAATCAGGAGGAATACGACCGCGTCGGCGATTATCTGGAACGTTACAGCGCCGCGGAGAAAACGCCGGCGCTGGGATTCCACCGCAGCAACATCCCGCTGTTCGAATATTACGACGTCGAAAAGGAAATCGACGCGCTGCTGGACAACAAGGTCTGGCTCAAGTCCGGCGCTTATCTCGTCGTCGATCAGACGGAAGCGCTGACGGTGATCGACGTGAACACGGGCAAGTACACCGGCGGGCATAATTTGCGCGAGACGGTGCTGGCCACTAACCTCGAAGCGGCCGAAGAGATCGCTTGGCAGCTGAAGCTGCGCTCCATCGGCGGCATCGTCGTCGTCGATTTTATCGACATGGAGCCGGAAGAGGACAAAAAGGCGCTGCTGGCGAAACTTGACGAGGTCTTCGCGGCGGATCGCTGCCGCGTGCGCGTCTACGGGATCTCTCAGCTTGGCCTGGTGGAGATGACGCGCAAGCGCGCACGGGCCGATCTGAGATCGGTGCTGACGCGTCCTTGCCCGCTGTGCGGCTCCGGTTCGCGGGTGCTGAAGGAGGATTCGCTGGCGCTGATGCTGAAGCGCTTCATCCGCAAGGTCTTCCTTTCCGGACGCGCCGAGGCCGTGCTCGTGGACGTCAACGAATCGGTGGCGGCTTACGCGGCGCAGGTCTACCTGAGTCTGTGGGAAGAGACGTTCGGCCGGAAAATTTTTTTGCGCGGGCGGCTGGACATGCCGCTGGAAAAATTCCGCCTCGACCTGCAGGGCTCGCTGAACAGCATTGAATCGCGCCTCGAACTGATGCGCAGCAGAGGAGATACCAGCGTTGTTTATCGAACGACTGACCCTTAA
- a CDS encoding TIGR03936 family radical SAM-associated protein — MSRLRVIFEKRNFACFVRHVELPQLFGRIARRAGLKVALTQGMSPHPHIVMGPALPVGVISLCEAAEIWFEENVSPEEALEKMNAQAPTGFRFLRAVRIAPDAMSLNKCFDAASYWLCPRDMDKLPAVKRVLSEEFGGEILLELHECGDGLELVMHDPSQTGPGALVKALVAREAISGWPEICIARLCLGRWRADKGEIAPLL, encoded by the coding sequence ATGAGCCGCCTCCGCGTGATTTTCGAGAAGCGGAATTTTGCCTGCTTCGTGCGCCACGTGGAACTGCCGCAGCTTTTCGGCCGCATCGCCCGCCGCGCCGGGCTGAAAGTCGCCCTGACGCAGGGCATGTCGCCGCATCCGCACATCGTCATGGGGCCGGCGCTGCCGGTGGGCGTGATTTCGCTGTGCGAAGCGGCGGAGATCTGGTTCGAAGAGAACGTCTCGCCCGAGGAAGCGCTGGAGAAAATGAACGCCCAGGCGCCGACGGGGTTCCGTTTTCTCAGGGCTGTCCGCATTGCGCCCGACGCCATGTCGCTGAACAAGTGTTTTGACGCCGCTTCTTACTGGCTCTGTCCGCGCGATATGGACAAGCTGCCGGCGGTGAAGCGCGTCCTGTCGGAGGAGTTCGGCGGGGAGATTCTGCTGGAGCTGCACGAATGCGGCGACGGACTCGAACTGGTCATGCACGATCCGTCGCAGACCGGTCCCGGCGCGCTCGTCAAGGCGCTGGTCGCCCGCGAAGCGATCTCCGGCTGGCCGGAGATCTGCATCGCCCGGCTCTGTCTGGGGCGCTGGCGCGCCGACAAGGGCGAGATCGCGCCGTTGCTGTGA